A single genomic interval of bacterium harbors:
- a CDS encoding M13 family metallopeptidase — protein sequence MKTLGLILLLSLVNLSACKTDTPHPYRSLAQEADTTRRPGDDFFSYANGKWIASTVMPEGKERWNARHEITGLTKKQVAKIFEEAQTAPHGTNARKVADFRAAYMNESAIQAAGITPIKPLLDEIDPITDKTALVKLLGRRLRADADWFTYRSTGLLGLSVEVGYFGEKTYVPFLMQGGLGLEERSYYLSEDAANKKIRATYQNYISQQFKQAGLSHPERRAQSVLGIETLLAKTHASDEFSNNDRNGSHRWSRTDFERRAPGMDWSVFFEEAGLKHQESFVVWQPDAITGLASLIAAQPVEVWKDYLRFQAIHAYADVLPSAFAEAGLVLRSSIQDAPSPARSQRALDATQKFLGEAVGRLYVERYFPASQKARVQAIATNVIASLRERVKTVSWMSDESKIQAMVKLQTLYFGLGYPNVWQDYSDLNIDPANPVKNLQNIADRNYRRALARLGKPPDTTEWAMTPHTAGALLLFQYNACNFAAALLQAPKFDSTLSEAANYGAIGAIVGHESSHFIDPLGAEWNAERELKHWWTPDDMKKFQSAAKPLVEQFSGYRPFDDLAVNGEFTRSENIADLAGLAAAFDAYRKTLGDKIQNQDYVRQQDREFFIGFAQSWRSKTTEKGLRVQIATDHHAPEQYRIAIVRNLDAWYDAFDVKPGDKLYLTPESRVRIW from the coding sequence ATGAAAACACTTGGACTGATTTTACTTTTGTCGCTTGTGAATTTAAGCGCTTGCAAAACCGATACGCCACACCCCTACAGATCGCTGGCGCAAGAGGCGGATACCACGCGTCGGCCGGGCGATGATTTTTTTTCGTATGCCAACGGAAAATGGATCGCATCCACCGTTATGCCGGAGGGCAAAGAGCGCTGGAATGCCCGTCATGAAATAACAGGGCTTACCAAAAAGCAGGTAGCTAAAATTTTCGAAGAAGCACAGACGGCGCCTCACGGAACAAATGCACGTAAAGTGGCCGATTTTCGTGCAGCCTACATGAATGAATCAGCCATCCAGGCGGCCGGTATCACACCGATCAAACCCCTGCTGGATGAAATTGATCCCATAACCGATAAAACAGCGTTGGTCAAATTACTCGGTCGCAGGCTCCGTGCCGATGCCGATTGGTTTACTTATCGTTCTACGGGATTGTTGGGTTTGTCTGTGGAAGTAGGATATTTCGGCGAAAAAACCTACGTGCCTTTTTTAATGCAGGGCGGCCTTGGACTGGAAGAGCGTTCATATTACCTCAGCGAGGACGCGGCTAATAAAAAAATCAGAGCAACCTATCAGAACTATATTTCTCAGCAATTCAAACAAGCCGGATTGAGCCATCCCGAACGGCGTGCACAGTCGGTACTTGGTATCGAAACCTTATTAGCCAAAACCCATGCGAGCGATGAATTTTCCAACAATGACCGCAACGGTTCGCATCGCTGGTCGCGCACCGACTTTGAACGACGGGCTCCGGGTATGGATTGGTCCGTATTTTTTGAAGAGGCCGGTCTGAAGCATCAGGAATCGTTCGTAGTTTGGCAACCGGACGCGATCACCGGATTGGCTTCGCTTATCGCCGCACAGCCCGTGGAAGTGTGGAAGGATTATCTGAGGTTTCAAGCAATCCATGCGTACGCCGATGTATTACCTTCGGCTTTCGCGGAAGCGGGGCTGGTATTGCGCTCGTCGATACAAGACGCGCCTTCCCCTGCCCGTTCACAACGTGCGCTCGATGCGACACAGAAATTTTTGGGTGAAGCCGTCGGCCGGTTATATGTAGAACGTTATTTTCCCGCTTCCCAAAAAGCCCGTGTACAAGCGATCGCGACGAACGTCATCGCTTCGCTCCGCGAACGGGTCAAAACCGTGTCGTGGATGTCCGACGAAAGCAAAATACAAGCCATGGTAAAACTTCAGACATTGTACTTTGGTCTCGGTTACCCCAATGTATGGCAAGATTATTCGGATCTGAATATAGACCCTGCCAATCCCGTAAAAAATTTACAAAACATCGCCGATCGCAACTATCGCCGCGCTTTGGCACGGCTTGGAAAACCGCCGGATACCACCGAATGGGCGATGACACCCCATACCGCGGGCGCTCTGCTTTTATTCCAATACAACGCCTGCAATTTTGCTGCCGCCTTACTACAAGCGCCCAAGTTTGATTCCACATTATCGGAGGCGGCCAACTATGGCGCTATCGGCGCTATTGTCGGTCACGAATCAAGCCACTTTATTGATCCTTTGGGAGCCGAATGGAATGCTGAAAGAGAACTAAAGCATTGGTGGACACCCGACGATATGAAAAAGTTTCAATCGGCCGCCAAACCGCTGGTAGAGCAGTTTTCCGGTTATCGCCCGTTTGATGATCTCGCCGTTAACGGTGAGTTTACCCGATCGGAAAATATCGCCGACCTTGCGGGACTTGCCGCCGCTTTTGATGCGTATCGAAAAACCTTAGGGGATAAAATTCAAAATCAGGACTATGTACGCCAACAGGATCGTGAGTTTTTTATCGGTTTTGCACAGAGCTGGCGCAGCAAAACCACCGAAAAAGGCCTGCGCGTACAAATCGCGACGGATCATCACGCACCGGAACAGTACCGCATCGCTATTGTACGCAATCTCGACGCGTGGTATGACGCATTTGATGTCAAACCCGGCGATAAACTGTACCTAACACCGGAATCACGCGTACGCATCTGGTAA
- a CDS encoding aminopeptidase P family protein, with product MINAYLAHAEKTTLALFDAVVNQNLIVPGKSESQLVQDISNLAESKGIVYHWHKKIVRAGQNTVCAYPENPPDTVIRDNDIVILDFGPIVDGYEADLGRTYVLGNDPIKVQIQRDVEKAWYEVQNWYKRYTKLKASDLYHYAVHKAEEYGYAFGGEIAGHIVGKFPHEQPADPKSLELDIHPSNHNDMFLTDAKGNPRHWILELLFIDKKHRIGGYFEQRL from the coding sequence ATGATCAACGCGTATCTCGCCCATGCCGAAAAAACCACGCTTGCACTATTTGATGCCGTCGTAAACCAAAACCTCATTGTTCCCGGCAAATCGGAATCCCAATTGGTACAGGATATCAGCAATTTAGCCGAATCCAAAGGTATCGTTTATCATTGGCACAAAAAAATCGTACGGGCCGGACAAAACACGGTCTGTGCCTATCCTGAAAATCCCCCGGATACCGTCATCCGTGATAACGACATTGTCATATTGGATTTTGGTCCGATCGTGGACGGGTACGAAGCGGATCTGGGCCGAACCTACGTACTCGGCAATGACCCGATCAAAGTACAAATACAACGCGACGTCGAAAAAGCATGGTACGAAGTTCAAAATTGGTATAAGCGCTATACCAAACTGAAAGCATCGGATCTCTATCACTACGCCGTTCACAAAGCCGAAGAATACGGATACGCATTCGGCGGTGAAATAGCGGGCCATATCGTTGGCAAATTTCCGCACGAACAGCCTGCCGATCCCAAAAGCCTTGAACTGGACATTCACCCGTCCAATCATAACGACATGTTTTTAACGGATGCCAAAGGAAACCCGCGCCATTGGATTTTGGAATTACTGTTTATTGATAAAAAACATCGCATCGGCGGCTATTTCGAACAACGGCTATAA
- a CDS encoding cysteine hydrolase, whose amino-acid sequence MKNLTPKDRPALLLVDLQKGFDTISYWGNERNNPGAEENCRSLLELWRSKDLPVVHVQHCSANPNSLLADTHPGNAFKDIVQPLPWETVIQKNVNSAFIGTTLQKHLTVNSISKLVIVGLTTDHCISTTTRMAGNYGYDVFLVSDATATFDKTGMDGKNYSAELIHQTALASLHGEFATVFPMKTLLQNFS is encoded by the coding sequence ATGAAAAATCTCACGCCGAAAGATCGGCCTGCACTTCTATTAGTTGACCTTCAAAAAGGTTTTGACACGATTTCTTATTGGGGCAATGAAAGAAACAATCCGGGCGCCGAAGAGAATTGCCGTTCGTTGCTGGAATTATGGCGCAGCAAAGATCTGCCCGTCGTGCATGTACAGCACTGCTCGGCCAACCCGAATTCTCTTTTGGCCGACACCCATCCGGGAAACGCCTTCAAAGACATCGTTCAGCCTTTGCCATGGGAAACCGTAATCCAAAAAAATGTGAACAGCGCTTTTATCGGTACCACACTTCAAAAACATCTCACTGTCAATTCTATTTCCAAGCTGGTCATCGTCGGGCTCACCACCGATCACTGTATATCCACGACGACGCGGATGGCCGGAAACTATGGATACGATGTATTCCTTGTCTCCGATGCCACGGCGACATTTGACAAAACCGGTATGGACGGAAAAAATTATTCGGCCGAACTAATTCATCAGACGGCGCTGGCCAGTCTTCATGGTGAATTTGCAACCGTGTTTCCGATGAAAACTTTATTACAAAATTTTTCTTAA
- a CDS encoding peptidase M64: MLFILGVLAVMGTNDFDAYFTGQTMRFDYYHSGTAKEEHISPDEYRIEGVWPGSKTVLLDETGLGKYLFEVSDVASGKLLYSRGFASIYGEWETTGEAAKGVWRSFHESQRFPEPKNTVKLTLKKRGADNRFASFYETTIDPKSRFVNRAPAVKNGEVWSVFENGDPSQKVDLLILSDGYTAGEKNKFHADVERLVKVMFETEPFKSRKKDFNVRAMDVASAQSGISNPRKDIWRKSALGLSFNSFDSDRYVLTYENKNLRETAANAPYDALILLANDRKYGGGGIFNLWATVTADAEPAAYVFVHEFGHSFAGLGDEYYTSPVSYENFTAPSTEPSEPNITALLDPKNLKWKHLVSKDTPLPTPWNKTAYDTYEIEMQKKRAKLIEEKASEETMEALFREVKTKTTPMLNTDKYFGKVGAFEGAGYEAKGLYRPELDCIMFTRNNVPFCKVCHEAIERIIDLYAK, translated from the coding sequence ATGCTATTTATATTGGGAGTACTTGCCGTCATGGGTACTAATGATTTTGATGCTTATTTTACCGGCCAGACGATGCGGTTTGACTATTATCACAGCGGCACGGCCAAAGAAGAACATATCAGTCCCGACGAATACCGCATCGAAGGCGTGTGGCCGGGCAGTAAAACGGTGTTATTAGATGAAACCGGTCTCGGCAAATATTTGTTTGAAGTGAGTGATGTTGCATCCGGAAAATTGCTTTATTCACGTGGTTTTGCGAGCATCTACGGCGAATGGGAAACAACCGGCGAAGCGGCCAAGGGCGTGTGGCGCTCATTTCACGAATCGCAGCGTTTTCCCGAACCCAAAAATACGGTCAAATTAACACTCAAAAAACGCGGCGCTGATAATCGTTTTGCGTCGTTTTATGAAACAACCATTGACCCCAAAAGCCGGTTCGTCAATCGTGCGCCCGCCGTTAAGAACGGCGAAGTGTGGAGCGTTTTTGAAAACGGCGACCCTTCGCAAAAGGTGGATCTGCTGATTCTCAGCGACGGTTACACGGCCGGCGAAAAGAATAAATTTCACGCCGACGTCGAACGTTTGGTCAAAGTGATGTTTGAAACCGAACCCTTCAAATCCCGCAAAAAAGATTTTAATGTTCGTGCGATGGATGTGGCTTCTGCCCAATCCGGTATCAGTAACCCGCGCAAAGATATTTGGCGTAAATCGGCGCTCGGTTTGAGTTTCAATTCGTTTGACTCCGATCGTTATGTACTGACGTATGAAAATAAAAATCTTCGTGAAACGGCCGCCAATGCACCCTACGATGCATTGATCCTTTTGGCCAATGATCGCAAATACGGCGGCGGCGGTATTTTTAATCTGTGGGCGACGGTCACGGCCGATGCGGAACCGGCGGCGTATGTTTTTGTACACGAATTCGGCCATTCTTTTGCGGGTCTCGGCGATGAATATTATACCTCACCCGTTTCGTATGAAAACTTTACCGCGCCGAGTACCGAACCTTCCGAGCCGAATATTACCGCTTTGCTCGATCCGAAAAATCTCAAGTGGAAACATCTTGTATCTAAAGACACCCCTTTGCCGACACCGTGGAATAAAACCGCGTACGATACGTATGAAATCGAGATGCAAAAAAAACGCGCTAAACTAATCGAGGAAAAAGCGTCCGAAGAAACGATGGAAGCGCTCTTTAGAGAAGTAAAAACCAAAACGACGCCGATGCTTAATACGGACAAATATTTCGGAAAAGTGGGCGCTTTTGAAGGCGCAGGTTACGAAGCCAAAGGTTTATATCGCCCGGAATTAGACTGCATCATGTTCACACGCAATAATGTTCCTTTTTGTAAAGTATGTCACGAAGCGATCGAGCGAATTATAGATCTGTATGCCAAATAA
- a CDS encoding glutamate racemase has product MRSQTPEPSVVPAIQSAPPASEQPIGIFDSGIGGLTVVKEVMNQLPHERIIYLGDTARVPYGTKSDRTIKSFTLQSCLFLLEHNVKMIIIACNTASAVALDFLSNMFKIPVIGVIVPGSEAAVRKSLRKKIGVIGTHTTVNSQTYKKTIHTLDAQCEVFSQPCSLFVPLAEEGWLRHDVTQRIAAEYLNVFSDKDIDTLVMGCTHYPILSGAIQEAMNTIMRRPVTLIDSGVETAKRTRQILDEKKLLNTSGQKPYHRFYVTDLPKNFMRVGEMFLGSKIDSVETVNVEVMGF; this is encoded by the coding sequence ATGCGTTCACAAACACCGGAACCTTCGGTTGTACCTGCCATCCAATCGGCGCCCCCGGCTTCGGAACAACCGATTGGAATTTTCGATTCGGGCATCGGCGGACTTACTGTCGTCAAAGAGGTAATGAACCAACTGCCGCATGAACGTATTATTTATCTCGGTGATACGGCGCGCGTACCCTACGGAACCAAATCCGATCGTACGATCAAATCGTTTACGTTGCAAAGTTGCCTTTTTTTGCTTGAGCATAATGTCAAAATGATCATCATCGCATGCAATACGGCCAGTGCCGTAGCACTCGACTTTTTATCCAATATGTTCAAAATACCCGTCATCGGCGTGATCGTTCCGGGGTCGGAAGCGGCCGTGCGAAAAAGTCTGCGAAAAAAAATCGGTGTTATCGGAACGCATACTACGGTCAATTCGCAAACGTATAAAAAAACCATTCACACATTGGATGCCCAATGTGAGGTGTTTTCTCAGCCGTGTTCGTTATTTGTACCGCTGGCCGAAGAAGGGTGGCTTCGTCATGATGTGACACAACGCATTGCTGCGGAGTATTTGAATGTTTTTTCCGATAAAGACATTGATACGCTCGTCATGGGGTGTACGCATTATCCGATATTGAGCGGTGCGATACAAGAGGCGATGAATACGATCATGCGCCGACCGGTCACTTTGATTGACAGCGGTGTCGAAACAGCCAAAAGAACCCGACAGATATTAGATGAAAAAAAACTGCTTAACACATCCGGACAAAAGCCCTACCACCGCTTTTATGTGACGGATCTTCCTAAGAACTTTATGCGTGTGGGCGAAATGTTTCTAGGATCGAAAATAGACAGCGTCGAAACCGTCAATGTCGAAGTGATGGGTTTTTGA
- a CDS encoding sigma-54-dependent Fis family transcriptional regulator, with protein MSDIPVESSQEHTSHIRILVVDDEKAARYGMLKALKPEGYKLSEADDGLSALNLMANNPFDIVITDVSMAGMNGMDLLKKIKERTPHCFVIVITAHGSERLAVEAIKSGAFNYLAKPYDIEELRALVSHAAQQIAVVHENERLRAELKEAKGFGQFVGSSKPMRQVYDLLERVSRNNITVLIRGESGTGKELVARTIHEKSDRRNGPFISINCAALPKELIESELFGYEKGAFTGAISSKQGRFELADGGTLFLDEIGDMSLETQAKVLRVIQERKFERVGGTESISVDVRILSATHRDLARFIRDGQFREDLYYRINVVEIELPPLRSRSEDIHLLVNHYLVMFAQKHKAQVTRFSQDALKAMLEYEWPGNVRELINVVERCVVLSTEEEIRRDILPSEIIGGGRPTTLGVRDMLEKGDINFQDAKHRVVQTFEREFFMEAVRMNNWNISQTANKLGMKRQYLQQKLKELELNIQEAKENI; from the coding sequence ATGAGTGACATACCGGTCGAATCTTCTCAAGAGCACACATCGCATATTCGCATTCTCGTCGTGGATGATGAAAAAGCGGCGCGTTATGGTATGCTCAAAGCGCTCAAACCCGAAGGTTACAAATTATCGGAAGCCGACGACGGATTATCGGCGCTCAATCTCATGGCCAATAATCCCTTTGATATCGTCATTACGGATGTATCCATGGCCGGCATGAACGGCATGGATTTGCTGAAAAAAATAAAAGAACGTACACCGCATTGTTTTGTCATCGTGATCACGGCGCACGGATCGGAACGTCTTGCCGTCGAGGCTATCAAATCCGGTGCGTTTAATTATTTGGCCAAACCCTACGATATCGAAGAATTGCGAGCGCTCGTATCGCATGCGGCACAACAAATCGCCGTCGTGCATGAAAACGAACGATTACGTGCCGAGCTCAAAGAAGCCAAAGGTTTCGGGCAATTTGTCGGCAGCAGCAAACCCATGCGTCAGGTGTATGATTTACTGGAACGGGTAAGCCGAAATAATATAACGGTACTGATACGCGGCGAAAGCGGCACCGGAAAAGAGTTAGTCGCCCGCACGATACATGAAAAAAGCGATCGTCGTAACGGCCCTTTTATTTCGATCAATTGCGCCGCACTGCCCAAAGAGCTTATCGAGTCGGAACTTTTCGGTTACGAAAAAGGCGCATTTACCGGCGCCATATCTTCCAAACAAGGGCGGTTTGAATTGGCCGATGGCGGCACGTTGTTTTTGGATGAAATCGGCGATATGTCGCTTGAAACGCAGGCCAAAGTTTTGCGTGTCATCCAGGAGCGAAAGTTTGAACGCGTCGGCGGTACCGAATCCATCAGCGTGGATGTACGCATTCTGAGCGCAACGCACCGCGACCTGGCGCGATTTATCCGCGACGGTCAGTTTCGCGAAGATTTGTATTATCGTATCAATGTTGTTGAGATCGAATTGCCGCCGCTGCGGTCCCGCTCGGAGGATATTCATCTTTTGGTGAATCATTACCTTGTGATGTTTGCACAAAAACATAAAGCGCAGGTGACGCGTTTTTCGCAGGACGCGCTCAAAGCGATGCTCGAATACGAGTGGCCCGGCAATGTACGCGAATTGATCAACGTGGTAGAGCGTTGTGTCGTGCTTAGTACTGAAGAAGAAATCCGGCGCGACATTTTGCCATCTGAGATCATCGGCGGAGGACGACCGACGACACTGGGCGTACGCGATATGCTGGAAAAAGGCGATATTAATTTTCAGGATGCCAAGCATCGTGTCGTACAGACGTTTGAGCGCGAATTTTTTATGGAAGCGGTTCGCATGAATAACTGGAACATATCGCAAACAGCGAACAAACTCGGTATGAAACGGCAATATCTTCAGCAAAAGCTCAAAGAGCTGGAACTGAACATCCAGGAAGCGAAAGAAAATATATGA
- a CDS encoding Crp/Fnr family transcriptional regulator: MSHHLLLTNIAKHITLTSEESAFFVSLLSEKSLTKGAYLLREGQICRHQSFVAKGCLKTFYMNENGSEHIIDFLIESWWADDLYSLFTQTEATYNIQAIEDTDVLQISRDNLEQLYKKIPKFERFFRILFQNAYVAQREQINANLSTDAEERYRLFLRKKPYAETRFPQKDIASYLGITPQFFSAMKKKMRRVNVD; encoded by the coding sequence ATGTCTCATCACCTCCTGCTCACTAATATCGCCAAACACATCACACTGACATCGGAAGAAAGTGCGTTTTTTGTGTCGCTGCTGTCGGAAAAATCTCTGACAAAAGGCGCGTACCTGCTGCGCGAAGGGCAGATTTGCAGGCATCAGTCGTTTGTCGCCAAAGGATGCCTGAAAACATTTTATATGAATGAAAACGGGTCCGAACATATCATTGATTTTTTGATCGAATCGTGGTGGGCGGACGACCTCTACAGTTTGTTTACCCAAACCGAAGCGACCTACAATATCCAGGCCATCGAAGACACGGATGTTTTGCAAATCAGCCGGGATAACCTGGAACAGCTGTATAAAAAAATTCCGAAATTTGAACGCTTTTTCAGGATACTTTTTCAAAACGCCTATGTTGCTCAGCGCGAACAAATCAATGCCAACCTCTCCACCGATGCGGAAGAGCGTTATAGACTGTTTTTACGAAAAAAACCGTACGCCGAAACACGCTTTCCCCAAAAAGATATCGCCTCCTATCTCGGTATCACACCCCAGTTTTTTAGCGCCATGAAGAAAAAAATGCGCCGCGTTAATGTAGATTAA